The following is a genomic window from Candidatus Lernaella stagnicola.
TGAGAAGCAAACTCCGTCCCAACCGCTCTATATATCGGCGACTCGTCGGTATTGAGATGAGCATCCGGCATTACGTGTTCCCTCAGCAATCGGCCCAGCGTTCGTCCAGAAACATCCTCGACAACTTGAGATCGAACACGTCCATTACGTTCTACGAGCGAAACAACAGGCGTCTTGTTCCCGACATAACGACGCCCTTTTCCCTTTACTTTGCCGCCGATATAGGTTTCGTCCGCTTCCACGGTTCCAGAGAGCTTATCATTCGGCTCTACGTCCTTCAAGGCATACCTGATTCGGTGACACATAAACCAGGCCGTTCGATAAGAACCAAGTTCAAGCTGTCGCTGTATCTGTAGGGCGGAAACCTGTGTTTTGCTGGCACACATGATGTAAAAACCAATGAGCCATTTATGCAGTGGAATATGCGAGGACTCCATGACCGTTCCGACTGTGACCGTAAATTGCCCGTCGCATTCCATGCACCTGTACACGCCTGGACGGACTCTCTTTGCCTTATTCTCTTTCAGCTTGTAGATCGGCGCTTCGCCCGAATTGCCGCAATGCGGACAAACCGGGCCGTTCGGCCATCTGATCCGCTCAAAGTAATCCCGTGCGGTTTCCTCTGTTGAAAACCGCTGCATTATCCGTATCAGGGTGAGTTCTTCGTTCATCATGCTATTAGTATAGCACTTTCACTACGTTTGTCAAGTGCATAATCGCGATAAAAAGCATCTGTACGCCATACACCACGAAAATCACAAGCACGCCCCACCCAAGACCCCCGCCGAACAATTCTCTTTGGAATACGCGCTGTATCCCACCGGGTATGTTTCGCAAAGTGTGACGGGAAGCCTTCCGGTCGGTTGTCTCATTCCGAAAATCGTTTCAGCGGCGATTTCCAGCGCCAGAGTTCTGGTGGAATAGATCGCCAGGTAAACATCCACATCCGGAAACGCCATGATGTCATAGGGCGTCGCAAGAGCGACCATGATAGTCGGTATCCCAAGATCGAGTAACGAATCGACAAGGTCCCGCTGCTGCTGATAGTGAAATCCGTTGAACGTGCCGATGATGAGGACGTCGGGATCGATTGCCGTGGTGTCGTTGACAATTTTTCGGATGGCCCAGTCTTTCGGATCTACGTCGAAATGTCCCATGGTTGCTTCGGGATACAGTTTCCGAACCTCCAAAGCGAGCGACGTGGAGGAGATGTTGCCCCAGAAGGCGTCGGGATACATTTCCGATTGAAAAATCCCGGCGCTAAGCACATGCAGTTTCATGTTCGAGTGAAGATCGAGGGGCCAAAGCGCGTTTTCGTTTTTCAACAGCGTCGCGGCACGGGCGAACAAATACTCCGATGCCTCTCTTTGTTCCGGCGTATCGAGAGCCTGAGCCTGCTCCTGCGGGTCCCTTTCGCGATCTTCGAAGAGGCAGTATTTCATCTTCGTGCGAAGTATCCTTTTGACGGACAAATCGATTCTTTCTTCCGAGAGTCTCCCGTCGCCGATGGCTTCAATTACGGCATCGATTTGCCCATTCAGTTCCCAGGACCACTTCAGATTATCGGGATGCATGGGGAAATCCGGCTCGCTGTCTCCCCCGGCATCCAGAACGATATCGACGCCGGCGGCAATCGCCATAACGTCGGGGTGTTCTTCCAAAGGCTCGGACATAATCGCGCCCATGTTCATGTCGTCGGTCATGATCAAGCCTTGATATCCGAGTTCGCCACGCAAGATGTCGGTCAGGATTTTGTGGCTGAAGGTTGTCGGAACGCCATCGTCCAAAGCGGCAAACACGACGTGATTCGCCATAATCATATCCGCGCCGGCATCGATCGCGGCTTTGAAGGGCGGAAGGTATTTTCCCCTTATCGTCTGTTCACTTTCATAATTTACGATTCTGCCGGCATGGTCGTCGCCTTGCGCGGGTCCCTGTCCGGGAAAGTGTTTGACTGTGGCGATAATCAAATTGTCGCGAAGTGCCCGAACGCTTTGCTGCGCATTCAATTCAAGATATTCGGGGTCTTCACCGAAACTCCGCATGTACATCGGCACTTCCCTGTATGGCGCGACAATCTCGACGACGGGCGAATATGGATTGTTAATTCCCAGCGAATACAATTGCCGGGCCATGATGCTGTAAGAGACGTAGGTTGAATCGCCGTCAAAAATCGCTCCAAGCCCCATGTTGCCGGGTTGGTCGGTACCTCCGGTCATA
Proteins encoded in this region:
- a CDS encoding glycoside hydrolase family 3 N-terminal domain-containing protein, producing MKTTWLIAILTVVLGVALIISTSCDDDDDDNNNDDDDDDNDNDDTPDDPFCEVDEDYIEQLLGQMTLRRKIAQMYVVGAQVLPWFDYGDARRFVEEIGVGGVGIQPGTGIGLWPEWTISNTNKLQSWAQEAEYSIPLFIGCDQEGGIPQAVNDMTGGTDQPGNMGLGAIFDGDSTYVSYSIMARQLYSLGINNPYSPVVEIVAPYREVPMYMRSFGEDPEYLELNAQQSVRALRDNLIIATVKHFPGQGPAQGDDHAGRIVNYESEQTIRGKYLPPFKAAIDAGADMIMANHVVFAALDDGVPTTFSHKILTDILRGELGYQGLIMTDDMNMGAIMSEPLEEHPDVMAIAAGVDIVLDAGGDSEPDFPMHPDNLKWSWELNGQIDAVIEAIGDGRLSEERIDLSVKRILRTKMKYCLFEDRERDPQEQAQALDTPEQREASEYLFARAATLLKNENALWPLDLHSNMKLHVLSAGIFQSEMYPDAFWGNISSTSLALEVRKLYPEATMGHFDVDPKDWAIRKIVNDTTAIDPDVLIIGTFNGFHYQQQRDLVDSLLDLGIPTIMVALATPYDIMAFPDVDVYLAIYSTRTLALEIAAETIFGMRQPTGRLPVTLCETYPVGYSAYSKENCSAGVLGGACL
- a CDS encoding IS1595 family transposase, with translation MQRFSTEETARDYFERIRWPNGPVCPHCGNSGEAPIYKLKENKAKRVRPGVYRCMECDGQFTVTVGTVMESSHIPLHKWLIGFYIMCASKTQVSALQIQRQLELGSYRTAWFMCHRIRYALKDVEPNDKLSGTVEADETYIGGKVKGKGRRYVGNKTPVVSLVERNGRVRSQVVEDVSGRTLGRLLREHVMPDAHLNTDESPIYRAVGTEFASHDTVNHSAEEYSRHDKKTGRLATTNTVEGYFGNSKRSLDGTHHHVSKKHLPLYLAELDHKYNTRKISDGDRTIAGIRKIEGKRLMLRHPKTADGRG